One stretch of Excalfactoria chinensis isolate bCotChi1 chromosome 2, bCotChi1.hap2, whole genome shotgun sequence DNA includes these proteins:
- the LOC140248258 gene encoding tRNA selenocysteine 1-associated protein 1-like isoform X1 yields MGPQASFKGKDLLGKKRECLQAYSWWRTPQKKRKKKNKIKPGRIEFVSATTTTSSTVRPDYSIFVGELTPEVDDFQLYDYFLKRYPSCLDCKIATDLLGYSRGYAYVRFGEQGDQMRALQDCQNAPGLGGKRIRLSIGISKRLKAEFQRYQSYNYNDYYQDYQNYYSQWNYDAYAEYNYNSYAAYDSMQAIGDCSLGDAVMAPAVFEQESPAMAEISDDLLTEDPQLYLDVDEMNRQFMETSEELYDSLMNCHWQPLDTVTSEIPSAI; encoded by the exons ATGGGACCCCAGGCTTCTTTCAAGGGCAAG GATTTACTTGGGAAAAAGCGAGAATGTCTCCAGGCCTACAGCTGGTGGAGAACACCACAGAAGAAAcggaagaaaaagaacaaaataaaaccaggaaGAATAGAGTTTGTTAGTGCTACTACTACTACCAGTAGTACAGTCAG ACCAGATTATTCAATATTTGTTGGGGAGCTTACTCCAGAAGTGGATGATTTCCAGCTCTATGACTATTTCCTAAAGAGATATCCCTCATGTCTTGACTGCAAAATAGCAACAGACCTGCTGGGATATTCCAG AGGGTATGCCTATGTCAGATTTGGTGAGCAAGGTGATCAGATGAGGGCACTGCAAGACTGCCAGAATGCACCAGGTCTGGGGGGAAAACGAATCCGGCTGAGCATAGGAATTTCTAAAAG ACTGAAAGCAGAATTCCAGCGGTACCAGTCATACAACTATAATGATTATTACCAAGATTATCAGAACTACTACTCACAGTGGAATTACGATGCATATGCTGAGTATAACTACAACTCTTATGCTGCCTATGATAGCATGCAAGCTATTGGAGACTGCTCTTTAGGAGATGCTGTTATGGCACCAGCTGTTTTTGAG CAGGAATCTCCAGCTATGGCTGAAATCAGTGATGACCTACTTACTGAAG atccGCAATTGTATTTGGATGTTGATGAAATGAACAGACAATTTATGGAGACAAGTGAAGAACTCTATGATTCGCTTATGAATTGTCACTGGCAACCTCTGGATACGGTCACTTCCGAAATCCCCTCTGCTATTTAA
- the PAK1IP1 gene encoding p21-activated protein kinase-interacting protein 1 isoform X2 — MELVAGCYEQILFGFAARPGEPWTVTPDFTHHAHTASLSAVAVNSRYVVTGSRDESIQIYDMRKKVEHGALLQHNGTITCLEFYGTAHLLSGSEDGLICIWNTKRWECLKSIKAHKGQVTSLSIHPSGKLALSVGTDKTLRTWNLVEGRSAFIKNLKQNAHIIKWSPDGKKYVTVIANKVDIYKLDTASIVGTITTEKRISSIRFITDSVLAVAGDDEIIRFYSCDSQKCLCEFKAHENRIKDICSFEREGQHVIVTASSDGYIKVWNLDLNKIKNVPSLLCEVSTKARLTCLAVWLDQASEMKENCGEAATPTEANESAKPSVVKKKKVCGMNKSGKLTKQRRKLIPAKRKLEAPLQKKKKKQKQNSSE, encoded by the exons ATGGAGCTGGTGGCCGGCTGCTACGAGCAGATCCTCTTCGGCTTCGCCGCGCGGCCCGGAGAG CCCTGGACGGTTACCCCCGATTTTACCCACCATGCCCACACCGCTTCCCTGTCAGCAGTAGCGGTGAACAGCAGGTATGTGGTCACGGGGAGCAGAGATGAGTCGATCCAGATCTATGACATGAGGAAGAAGGTGGAGCATGGGGCGCTGCTGCAGCACAATG GCACAATAACTTGTCTGGAGTTCTATGGTACTGCGCATCTACTGAGTGGGTCTGAAGATGGACTAATTTGTATCTGGAACACAAAGAGATGGGAGTGCCTGAAATCTATTAAGGCACATAA gGGGCAGGTGACATCTCTTTCTATTCATCCATCTGGGAAATTAGCTTTGTCAGTAGGAACAGATAAAACATTAAG AACTTGGAATCTTGTAGAAGGACGATCAGCCTTTATCAAAAACCTGAAGCAAA ATGCCCACATAATTAAATGGTCCCCTGATGGAAAGAAATATGTGACCGTGATAGCAAATAAGGTGGATATCTACAAACTCGATACTGCTTCAATCGTTGGCACTATCACAACagagaaaagaatttcttccattAGATTTATTACA GATTCTGTCCTTGCCGTAGCTGGAGATGATGAAATCATAAGGTTCTACAGCTGTGACTCTCAAAAATGTCTGTGTGAATTTAAAGCTCATGAAAACAG aataaAAGATATCTGTAGTTTTGAGAGGGAAGGACAACATGTTATTGTTACTGCGTCCAGTGATGGTTACATTAAAGTGTGGAATCTGGATCTTAATAAG aTTAAAAACGTGCCATCTCTATTATGTGAAGTCAGCACCAAAGCTAGGCTGACATGTCTTGCAGTGTGGCTTGACCaagcttcagaaatgaaagaaaattgtgGAGAAGCTGCAACACCAACTGAAG CAAATGAAAGTGCGAAGCCATCAGTAGTCAAGAAGAAGAAAGTTTGTGGGATGAATAAAAGTGGTAAATTGACAAAACAACGCAGAAAACTCATTCCAGCTAAGCGAAAATTGGAAGCTCcgctgcaaaagaagaaaaagaagcagaagcagaataGCTCAGAATGA
- the PAK1IP1 gene encoding p21-activated protein kinase-interacting protein 1 isoform X1 yields the protein MISQYSRSAVSVAPGRPTTERGRGVVCGRAVLPGPLRAARSAPRPAKVLRRNSLAPGPRCPLTATPRDDKKLRKTETRPDSTRNRAGRVGPWTVTPDFTHHAHTASLSAVAVNSRYVVTGSRDESIQIYDMRKKVEHGALLQHNGTITCLEFYGTAHLLSGSEDGLICIWNTKRWECLKSIKAHKGQVTSLSIHPSGKLALSVGTDKTLRTWNLVEGRSAFIKNLKQNAHIIKWSPDGKKYVTVIANKVDIYKLDTASIVGTITTEKRISSIRFITDSVLAVAGDDEIIRFYSCDSQKCLCEFKAHENRIKDICSFEREGQHVIVTASSDGYIKVWNLDLNKIKNVPSLLCEVSTKARLTCLAVWLDQASEMKENCGEAATPTEANESAKPSVVKKKKVCGMNKSGKLTKQRRKLIPAKRKLEAPLQKKKKKQKQNSSE from the exons ATGATCAGTCAATACTCCCGCTCCGCTGTCTCAGTAGCGCCGGGCCGGCCCACCACAGagagggggaggggggttgtTTGTGGCCGCGCCGTGCTGCCCGGGCCGCTCCGCGCGGCGAGAAGTGCGCCCCGCCCGGCCAAGGTCCTCCGCCGCAACAGCCTGGCGCCGGGGCCGCGCTGCCCGCTTACTGCCACGCCGCGCGACGATAAAAAGCTCCGGAAAACAGAAACACGACCGGATAGCACAAGGAATCGCGCCGGCCGCGTAGGG CCCTGGACGGTTACCCCCGATTTTACCCACCATGCCCACACCGCTTCCCTGTCAGCAGTAGCGGTGAACAGCAGGTATGTGGTCACGGGGAGCAGAGATGAGTCGATCCAGATCTATGACATGAGGAAGAAGGTGGAGCATGGGGCGCTGCTGCAGCACAATG GCACAATAACTTGTCTGGAGTTCTATGGTACTGCGCATCTACTGAGTGGGTCTGAAGATGGACTAATTTGTATCTGGAACACAAAGAGATGGGAGTGCCTGAAATCTATTAAGGCACATAA gGGGCAGGTGACATCTCTTTCTATTCATCCATCTGGGAAATTAGCTTTGTCAGTAGGAACAGATAAAACATTAAG AACTTGGAATCTTGTAGAAGGACGATCAGCCTTTATCAAAAACCTGAAGCAAA ATGCCCACATAATTAAATGGTCCCCTGATGGAAAGAAATATGTGACCGTGATAGCAAATAAGGTGGATATCTACAAACTCGATACTGCTTCAATCGTTGGCACTATCACAACagagaaaagaatttcttccattAGATTTATTACA GATTCTGTCCTTGCCGTAGCTGGAGATGATGAAATCATAAGGTTCTACAGCTGTGACTCTCAAAAATGTCTGTGTGAATTTAAAGCTCATGAAAACAG aataaAAGATATCTGTAGTTTTGAGAGGGAAGGACAACATGTTATTGTTACTGCGTCCAGTGATGGTTACATTAAAGTGTGGAATCTGGATCTTAATAAG aTTAAAAACGTGCCATCTCTATTATGTGAAGTCAGCACCAAAGCTAGGCTGACATGTCTTGCAGTGTGGCTTGACCaagcttcagaaatgaaagaaaattgtgGAGAAGCTGCAACACCAACTGAAG CAAATGAAAGTGCGAAGCCATCAGTAGTCAAGAAGAAGAAAGTTTGTGGGATGAATAAAAGTGGTAAATTGACAAAACAACGCAGAAAACTCATTCCAGCTAAGCGAAAATTGGAAGCTCcgctgcaaaagaagaaaaagaagcagaagcagaataGCTCAGAATGA
- the LOC140248258 gene encoding tRNA selenocysteine 1-associated protein 1-like isoform X3: MASQDLLGKKRECLQAYSWWRTPQKKRKKKNKIKPGRIEFVSATTTTSSTVRPDYSIFVGELTPEVDDFQLYDYFLKRYPSCLDCKIATDLLGYSRGYAYVRFGEQGDQMRALQDCQNAPGLGGKRIRLSIGISKRLKAEFQRYQSYNYNDYYQDYQNYYSQWNYDAYAEYNYNSYAAYDSMQAIGDCSLGDAVMAPAVFEQESPAMAEISDDLLTEDPQLYLDVDEMNRQFMETSEELYDSLMNCHWQPLDTVTSEIPSAI, from the exons ATGGCAAGCCAG GATTTACTTGGGAAAAAGCGAGAATGTCTCCAGGCCTACAGCTGGTGGAGAACACCACAGAAGAAAcggaagaaaaagaacaaaataaaaccaggaaGAATAGAGTTTGTTAGTGCTACTACTACTACCAGTAGTACAGTCAG ACCAGATTATTCAATATTTGTTGGGGAGCTTACTCCAGAAGTGGATGATTTCCAGCTCTATGACTATTTCCTAAAGAGATATCCCTCATGTCTTGACTGCAAAATAGCAACAGACCTGCTGGGATATTCCAG AGGGTATGCCTATGTCAGATTTGGTGAGCAAGGTGATCAGATGAGGGCACTGCAAGACTGCCAGAATGCACCAGGTCTGGGGGGAAAACGAATCCGGCTGAGCATAGGAATTTCTAAAAG ACTGAAAGCAGAATTCCAGCGGTACCAGTCATACAACTATAATGATTATTACCAAGATTATCAGAACTACTACTCACAGTGGAATTACGATGCATATGCTGAGTATAACTACAACTCTTATGCTGCCTATGATAGCATGCAAGCTATTGGAGACTGCTCTTTAGGAGATGCTGTTATGGCACCAGCTGTTTTTGAG CAGGAATCTCCAGCTATGGCTGAAATCAGTGATGACCTACTTACTGAAG atccGCAATTGTATTTGGATGTTGATGAAATGAACAGACAATTTATGGAGACAAGTGAAGAACTCTATGATTCGCTTATGAATTGTCACTGGCAACCTCTGGATACGGTCACTTCCGAAATCCCCTCTGCTATTTAA
- the LOC140248258 gene encoding tRNA selenocysteine 1-associated protein 1-like isoform X2 has product MGPQASFKGKDLLGKKRECLQAYSWWRTPQKKRKKKNKIKPGRIEFVSATTTTSSTVRPDYSIFVGELTPEVDDFQLYDYFLKRYPSCLDCKIATDLLGYSRGYAYVRFGEQGDQMRALQDCQNAPGLGGKRIRLSIGISKRLKAEFQRYQSYNYNDYYQDYQNYYSQWNYDAYAEYNYNSYAAYDSMQAIGDCSLGDAVMAPAVFEESPAMAEISDDLLTEDPQLYLDVDEMNRQFMETSEELYDSLMNCHWQPLDTVTSEIPSAI; this is encoded by the exons ATGGGACCCCAGGCTTCTTTCAAGGGCAAG GATTTACTTGGGAAAAAGCGAGAATGTCTCCAGGCCTACAGCTGGTGGAGAACACCACAGAAGAAAcggaagaaaaagaacaaaataaaaccaggaaGAATAGAGTTTGTTAGTGCTACTACTACTACCAGTAGTACAGTCAG ACCAGATTATTCAATATTTGTTGGGGAGCTTACTCCAGAAGTGGATGATTTCCAGCTCTATGACTATTTCCTAAAGAGATATCCCTCATGTCTTGACTGCAAAATAGCAACAGACCTGCTGGGATATTCCAG AGGGTATGCCTATGTCAGATTTGGTGAGCAAGGTGATCAGATGAGGGCACTGCAAGACTGCCAGAATGCACCAGGTCTGGGGGGAAAACGAATCCGGCTGAGCATAGGAATTTCTAAAAG ACTGAAAGCAGAATTCCAGCGGTACCAGTCATACAACTATAATGATTATTACCAAGATTATCAGAACTACTACTCACAGTGGAATTACGATGCATATGCTGAGTATAACTACAACTCTTATGCTGCCTATGATAGCATGCAAGCTATTGGAGACTGCTCTTTAGGAGATGCTGTTATGGCACCAGCTGTTTTTGAG GAATCTCCAGCTATGGCTGAAATCAGTGATGACCTACTTACTGAAG atccGCAATTGTATTTGGATGTTGATGAAATGAACAGACAATTTATGGAGACAAGTGAAGAACTCTATGATTCGCTTATGAATTGTCACTGGCAACCTCTGGATACGGTCACTTCCGAAATCCCCTCTGCTATTTAA